The following are encoded in a window of Spea bombifrons isolate aSpeBom1 chromosome 2, aSpeBom1.2.pri, whole genome shotgun sequence genomic DNA:
- the LOC128473450 gene encoding integumentary mucin C.1-like isoform X2: MGTWRAVFFNAFLLLGPWHLKQGVRSDEPCGDVNVPLDPSLDPSGPLTNSPPQLTEATNPPYECVGDPNQRRDCGYPGISASECAKRNCCYDSSIPGVNWCFFSKSQNSAQCAASPTERTDCGYPGISPKECYSRGCCFNSSIPGVKWCFYPKNNATNPTNECVGDPNQRRDCGYPGISASECAKRNCCYDSSIPGVNWCFFSKSQNSAQCAVSPTERTDCGYPGISPKECYSRGCCFNSSVRGVKWCFFPKGTPNTQYECFGNPYLRRDCGYPGISPSECAKRSCCYDSSIPGVNWCFHTRSQDQAQCTMNAKERTDCGYPGISSTECHSRRCCFDSSVPGVNWCFYPKSFGCSVHPKLRKDCGGSQISALRTAMPKAAAMIPASRVPSGVSMVTNNRIT; this comes from the exons ATGGGAACCTGGCGGGCCGTCTTCTTCAACGCCTTCCTTCTGTTGGGACCTTGGCATCTGAAGCAAGGCGTTCGCAGCGATGAACCTT GTGGAGACGTGAATGTTCCTTTGGATCCTTCACTTGACCCAAGTGGACCTTTGACAAACTCCCCGCCACAACTGACGGAAG CAACAAATCCTCCCTATGAGTGCGTTGGGGATCCAAATCAGAGAAGAGATTGCGGTTACCCAGGAATCAGTGCCTCTGAATGTGCCAAAAGGAACTGCTGCTATGATTCCAGCATCCCAGGGGTTAACTGGTGCTTCTTTTCCAagtcacaaa ATAGCGCTCAGTGCGCTGCGAGTCCCACCGAGCGGACAGACTGCGGATACCCAGGCATCAGCCCCAAGGAGTGCTATTCCAGAGGCTGCTGCTTTAATTCCAGCATTCCTGGTGTTAAATGGTGTTTCTACCCCAAaaacaacg CAACAAATCCTACAAATGAGTGCGTTGGGGATCCAAATCAGAGAAGAGATTGCGGTTACCCAGGAATCAGTGCCTCTGAATGTGCCAAAAGGAACTGCTGCTATGATTCCAGCATCCCAGGGGTTAACTGGTGCTTCTTTTCCAAGTCACAAA atagcGCTCAGTGCGCTGTGAGTCCCACCGAGCGGACAGACTGCGGATACCCAGGCATCAGCCCCAAGGAGTGCTATTCCAGAGGCTGCTGCTTTAATTCCAGCGTCCGCGGGGTTAAATGGTGCTTCTTCCCCAAAGGCACAC CAAATACTCAATATGAGTGCTTTGGAAATCCCTATCTGAGGCGAGATTGCGGTTACCCGGGAATCAGTCCCTCCGAATGTGCCAAGAGGAGCTGCTGCTATGATTCCAGCATCCCAGGGGTTAACTGGTGCTTCCACACCAGGTCACAGG ATCAAGCCCAGTGCACCATGAATGCCAAGGAGAGGACTGACTGCGGATATCCTGGGATCAGCTCCACCGAATGTCACTCCAGAAGATGTTGTTTCGATTCAAGCGTTCCTGGTGTGAATTGGTGCTTCTATCCGAAAAGCTTTG GTTGCTCGGTGCACCCGAAACTGAGAAAGGACTGCGGGGGTTCCCAAATATCAGCTCTAAGGACTGCCATGCCAAAGGCTGCTGCTATGATCCCAGCGTCCCGGGTACCATCTGGTGTTTCTATGGTGACAAATAATAGGATAACCTG a
- the LOC128473450 gene encoding integumentary mucin C.1-like isoform X1: MGTWRAVFFNAFLLLGPWHLKQGVRSDEPCGDVNVPLDPSLDPSGPLTNSPPQLTEATNPPYECVGDPNQRRDCGYPGISASECAKRNCCYDSSIPGVNWCFFSKSQNSAQCAASPTERTDCGYPGISPKECYSRGCCFNSSIPGVKWCFYPKNNATNPTNECVGDPNQRRDCGYPGISASECAKRNCCYDSSIPGVNWCFFSKSQNSAQCAASPTERTDCGYPGISPKECYSRGCCFNSSVRGVKWCFYPKNNAIAPSECNGPPYLRRDCGYPGISSSECAKRNCCFDSSIPGVNWCFYTRSQDSAQCAVSPTERTDCGYPGISPKECYSRGCCFNSSVRGVKWCFFPKGTPNTQYECFGNPYLRRDCGYPGISPSECAKRSCCYDSSIPGVNWCFHTRSQDQAQCTMNAKERTDCGYPGISSTECHSRRCCFDSSVPGVNWCFYPKSFGCSVHPKLRKDCGGSQISALRTAMPKAAAMIPASRVPSGVSMVTNNRIT, encoded by the exons ATGGGAACCTGGCGGGCCGTCTTCTTCAACGCCTTCCTTCTGTTGGGACCTTGGCATCTGAAGCAAGGCGTTCGCAGCGATGAACCTT GTGGAGACGTGAATGTTCCTTTGGATCCTTCACTTGACCCAAGTGGACCTTTGACAAACTCCCCGCCACAACTGACGGAAG CAACAAATCCTCCCTATGAGTGCGTTGGGGATCCAAATCAGAGAAGAGATTGCGGTTACCCAGGAATCAGTGCCTCTGAATGTGCCAAAAGGAACTGCTGCTATGATTCCAGCATCCCAGGGGTTAACTGGTGCTTCTTTTCCAagtcacaaa ATAGCGCTCAGTGCGCTGCGAGTCCCACCGAGCGGACAGACTGCGGATACCCAGGCATCAGCCCCAAGGAGTGCTATTCCAGAGGCTGCTGCTTTAATTCCAGCATTCCTGGTGTTAAATGGTGTTTCTACCCCAAaaacaacg CAACAAATCCTACAAATGAGTGCGTTGGGGATCCAAATCAGAGAAGAGATTGCGGTTACCCAGGAATCAGTGCCTCTGAATGTGCCAAAAGGAACTGCTGCTATGATTCCAGCATCCCAGGGGTTAACTGGTGCTTCTTTTCCAAGTCACAAA ATAGCGCTCAGTGCGCTGCGAGTCCCACCGAGCGGACAGACTGCGGATACCCAGGCATCAGCCCCAAGGAGTGCTATTCCAGAGGCTGCTGCTTTAATTCCAGCGTCCGCGGGGTTAAATGGTGTTTCTACCCCAAAAACAATG CTATTGCTCCAAGCGAATGCAACGGACCTCCCTACTTGAGGCGAGATTGCGGTTACCCAGGAATAAGCTCTTCTGAATGTGCCAAGAGAAACTGCTGTTTTGACTCCAGCATCCCAGGGGTTAACTGGTGCTTTTACACCAGATCACAAG atagcGCTCAGTGCGCTGTGAGTCCCACCGAGCGGACAGACTGCGGATACCCAGGCATCAGCCCCAAGGAGTGCTATTCCAGAGGCTGCTGCTTTAATTCCAGCGTCCGCGGGGTTAAATGGTGCTTCTTCCCCAAAGGCACAC CAAATACTCAATATGAGTGCTTTGGAAATCCCTATCTGAGGCGAGATTGCGGTTACCCGGGAATCAGTCCCTCCGAATGTGCCAAGAGGAGCTGCTGCTATGATTCCAGCATCCCAGGGGTTAACTGGTGCTTCCACACCAGGTCACAGG ATCAAGCCCAGTGCACCATGAATGCCAAGGAGAGGACTGACTGCGGATATCCTGGGATCAGCTCCACCGAATGTCACTCCAGAAGATGTTGTTTCGATTCAAGCGTTCCTGGTGTGAATTGGTGCTTCTATCCGAAAAGCTTTG GTTGCTCGGTGCACCCGAAACTGAGAAAGGACTGCGGGGGTTCCCAAATATCAGCTCTAAGGACTGCCATGCCAAAGGCTGCTGCTATGATCCCAGCGTCCCGGGTACCATCTGGTGTTTCTATGGTGACAAATAATAGGATAACCTG a
- the LOC128473450 gene encoding integumentary mucin C.1-like isoform X3 yields MGTWRAVFFNAFLLLGPWHLKQGVRSDEPCGDVNVPLDPSLDPSGPLTNSPPQLTEATNPPYECVGDPNQRRDCGYPGISASECAKRNCCYDSSIPGVNWCFFSKSQNSAQCAASPTERTDCGYPGISPKECYSRGCCFNSSIPGVKWCFYPKNNAIAPSECNGPPYLRRDCGYPGISSSECAKRNCCFDSSIPGVNWCFYTRSQDSAQCAVSPTERTDCGYPGISPKECYSRGCCFNSSVRGVKWCFFPKGTPNTQYECFGNPYLRRDCGYPGISPSECAKRSCCYDSSIPGVNWCFHTRSQDQAQCTMNAKERTDCGYPGISSTECHSRRCCFDSSVPGVNWCFYPKSFGCSVHPKLRKDCGGSQISALRTAMPKAAAMIPASRVPSGVSMVTNNRIT; encoded by the exons ATGGGAACCTGGCGGGCCGTCTTCTTCAACGCCTTCCTTCTGTTGGGACCTTGGCATCTGAAGCAAGGCGTTCGCAGCGATGAACCTT GTGGAGACGTGAATGTTCCTTTGGATCCTTCACTTGACCCAAGTGGACCTTTGACAAACTCCCCGCCACAACTGACGGAAG CAACAAATCCTCCCTATGAGTGCGTTGGGGATCCAAATCAGAGAAGAGATTGCGGTTACCCAGGAATCAGTGCCTCTGAATGTGCCAAAAGGAACTGCTGCTATGATTCCAGCATCCCAGGGGTTAACTGGTGCTTCTTTTCCAagtcacaaa ATAGCGCTCAGTGCGCTGCGAGTCCCACCGAGCGGACAGACTGCGGATACCCAGGCATCAGCCCCAAGGAGTGCTATTCCAGAGGCTGCTGCTTTAATTCCAGCATTCCTGGTGTTAAATGGTGTTTCTACCCCAAaaacaacg CTATTGCTCCAAGCGAATGCAACGGACCTCCCTACTTGAGGCGAGATTGCGGTTACCCAGGAATAAGCTCTTCTGAATGTGCCAAGAGAAACTGCTGTTTTGACTCCAGCATCCCAGGGGTTAACTGGTGCTTTTACACCAGATCACAAG atagcGCTCAGTGCGCTGTGAGTCCCACCGAGCGGACAGACTGCGGATACCCAGGCATCAGCCCCAAGGAGTGCTATTCCAGAGGCTGCTGCTTTAATTCCAGCGTCCGCGGGGTTAAATGGTGCTTCTTCCCCAAAGGCACAC CAAATACTCAATATGAGTGCTTTGGAAATCCCTATCTGAGGCGAGATTGCGGTTACCCGGGAATCAGTCCCTCCGAATGTGCCAAGAGGAGCTGCTGCTATGATTCCAGCATCCCAGGGGTTAACTGGTGCTTCCACACCAGGTCACAGG ATCAAGCCCAGTGCACCATGAATGCCAAGGAGAGGACTGACTGCGGATATCCTGGGATCAGCTCCACCGAATGTCACTCCAGAAGATGTTGTTTCGATTCAAGCGTTCCTGGTGTGAATTGGTGCTTCTATCCGAAAAGCTTTG GTTGCTCGGTGCACCCGAAACTGAGAAAGGACTGCGGGGGTTCCCAAATATCAGCTCTAAGGACTGCCATGCCAAAGGCTGCTGCTATGATCCCAGCGTCCCGGGTACCATCTGGTGTTTCTATGGTGACAAATAATAGGATAACCTG a